The Bacillota bacterium genome includes a region encoding these proteins:
- a CDS encoding DUF2179 domain-containing protein — protein MLQGRATVFDARGAYTGQPKELVTTVLSGRELTRLRGPREGGIRHEPLLQATYWKNRGSGGCQDFFTGLPWHGDAPLHSARSRRQP, from the coding sequence GTGCTCCAGGGGAGGGCCACCGTATTCGACGCACGTGGAGCCTACACCGGCCAGCCTAAGGAGCTGGTCACGACCGTCCTGAGTGGCCGGGAACTGACCCGCCTAAGAGGGCCGCGGGAGGGCGGAATCCGTCATGAACCCCTCCTTCAGGCGACGTATTGGAAAAACAGGGGCAGTGGGGGCTGCCAGGATTTCTTCACCGGCCTCCCGTGGCATGGCGACGCGCCTTTGCATTCAGCCCGCTCCCGCCGGCAGCCATGA
- a CDS encoding aspartyl-phosphate phosphatase Spo0E family protein: MGKGPSEDALLREIEELRQELYRLKTSKAEPEVVQEVSARLDSLLVELMKRRRAARRQE, encoded by the coding sequence GTGGGGAAAGGCCCGAGCGAAGACGCGCTGCTGCGCGAAATCGAGGAGTTGCGGCAGGAACTCTACAGACTGAAAACGAGTAAGGCGGAACCGGAGGTAGTACAGGAGGTCAGCGCCAGGCTCGATTCCCTCCTGGTCGAGCTTATGAAGAGGAGGCGTGCGGCGCGGAGGCAAGAGTGA